Proteins found in one Mycteria americana isolate JAX WOST 10 ecotype Jacksonville Zoo and Gardens chromosome 8, USCA_MyAme_1.0, whole genome shotgun sequence genomic segment:
- the HAND1 gene encoding heart- and neural crest derivatives-expressed protein 1 has translation MNLVGGYQHHHHHHHMLHDPFLFGPAARCHQERAYFPGWVLNPAEVAPELAGQSPSYGPAEYGPAGQGRLEALSGRLGRRKGVGGPKKERRRTESINSAFAELRECIPNVPADTKLSKIKTLRLATSYIAYLMEVLAKDSQPGDTEGFKAELKKADGRENKRKRETQPEVYSQPLGHGEKKLKGRTGWPQQVWALELNP, from the exons ATGAACCTGGTGGGGGGctaccagcaccaccaccaccaccaccacatgcTGCACGACCCCTTTCTCTTCGGGCCGGCGGCGCGGTGCCACCAGGAGCGCGCCTACTTCCCCGGCTGGGTGCTCAACCCGGCCGAGGTGGCCCCCGAGCTCGCCGGGCAAAGCCCTAGCTACGGCCCCGCCGAGTACGGCCCGGCCGGCCAGGGGCGGCTGGAGGCTCTCAGCGGCCGCCTGGGCCGGCGGAAAGGGGTCGGGGGTCCCAAGAAGGAGCGACGGAGGACGGAGAGCATCAACAGCGCCTTCGCCGAGCTCCGCGAGTGCATCCCCAACGTGCCCGCCGACACCAAGCTCTCCAAGATCAAGACCCTGCGCCTGGCCACCAGCTACATCGCCTACCTGATGGAGGTGCTGGCCAAGGACAGCCAGCCCGGGGACACCGAGGGCTTCAAAGCCGAGCTCAAGAAGGCCGACGGCAGGGAGAACAAGAGGAAACGGGAGACG CAGCCCGAGGTCTATTCGCAGCCGTTGGGCCACGGCGAGAAGAAGCTGAAGGGCCGGACGGGTTGGCCCCAGCAGGTCTGGGCTCTGGAACTGAACCCCTga